Below is a genomic region from Candidatus Neomarinimicrobiota bacterium.
ATCACGGAAAATAATTGAATCAATCCAATTCATTTCAACTATATCAGACACACTGAATAATGCTGTTTCTTCTGCGACTAGAATATTGAAGTTTGAACTCATTCCAAATAAATTAGTAGAATACACACCCAATCAAGTTGCTGTTTCAGCCAAAATTCAACCAATTACGGAAAGAATTATCAGCGATGTACAGGTTCTCATTAATAATATACGTCCGGATGTCCGTGTATTTCCAAGCCCCCAAACTGTATCACTTACTGTTATAGGTGGCGCTGATTATATTGCAAATATTCAACCGGAAGACATTGAGGTATCCATTGATTTTAATAAACGGTGGAACCCGGGGCAAACATGGTATGAACCGGATGTTCGCGTACCTGAACATGTCATTGAATGGATGGATTTATCACCTCGTAACATTGAGCTTGTTGTTACTCGCAAACGTCAATGACCGTATTAGGAATTGAAACTTCGTGCGATGAAACGGCTACTGCACTTTGCAGAGATGGATCTATTTTATCATCTATTGTTAGCTCGCAAATAATTCATAAAAAGTTTGGTGGAGTCGTGCCGGAATTGGCTTCAAGAGAACACGAGCGCTTACTGAATACACTCATTAAGGAATCATTGGATGCGGCAGGATTAACCCTCAAAGATCTCGAAGGCATAGCAGTCACCCAAGGTCCGGGACTCGCTGGTACTCTATTAACGGGATCCTGTTTTGCTAAAGGACTTGCGCAAGGTTTGGAATTGCCTATTGTGGGGGTCAACCATTTAGAAGCACATATCTTTGCGAACTTTCTTGCAGACCCTACGTTAGAATACCCATTCGTTTGCCTTCTTGTTTCTGGTGGACATACACAACTTTGGCATGTGAAAGAATTGAAAAAATATATATTAATGGGTGAAACAAGAGATGATGCTGCCGGTGAGGCATTTGATAAAGGTGCTCGAATTTTAGGGCTTGGTTATCCCGGTGGTCCGGAAATCGAATCCATCGCAAAAACAGGTGATGAAAATGCTATTTCATTTCCTCGAGCTTTTATCCATTCAGATACAATTGAATTCAGTTTCAGCGGATTAAAAACATCACTTTTATATAAAATGAAATCCGAAGAAAGTTCAAAATCGGAGGGACTTTCTAAAAACGATATAGCTGCAAGTTATC
It encodes:
- the tsaD gene encoding tRNA (adenosine(37)-N6)-threonylcarbamoyltransferase complex transferase subunit TsaD, which gives rise to MTVLGIETSCDETATALCRDGSILSSIVSSQIIHKKFGGVVPELASREHERLLNTLIKESLDAAGLTLKDLEGIAVTQGPGLAGTLLTGSCFAKGLAQGLELPIVGVNHLEAHIFANFLADPTLEYPFVCLLVSGGHTQLWHVKELKKYILMGETRDDAAGEAFDKGARILGLGYPGGPEIESIAKTGDENAISFPRAFIHSDTIEFSFSGLKTSLLYKMKSEESSKSEGLSKNDIAASYQKAIIDALISKCVLAIKQTKSKSCVIAGGVAANLRLREMVARSLNDCRVLYPDLSLCTDNAAMVAFLGEKLLISGKTTPLEFPIYPNLSLA